From one Acipenser ruthenus chromosome 21, fAciRut3.2 maternal haplotype, whole genome shotgun sequence genomic stretch:
- the LOC117427069 gene encoding phospholipase A2-like, translating into MRSFFLLVTLLCVGAAQAQLIPSAVWQFRNMIICVMPSSWPLLDYNNYGCYCGFGGSGTPVDELDRCCQVHDSCYNEALQHKDCWPIFDNPYTEIYSYTCREATVTCSPKNNPCEAFICECDRQAAMCFSTAEYNEENHGIPSRLCKD; encoded by the exons ATGCGATCCTTCTTTCTCCTGGTCACCCTGCTTTGTGTCG GCGCGGCGCAGGCACAGTTAATACCCAGCGCGGTCTGGCAATTCAGGAACATGATCATCTGTGTAATGCCCTCCAGCTGGCCCCTCCTCGATTACAACAACTACGGCTGCTACTGCGGGTTCGGGGGCTCTGGGACCCCCGTGGATGAGCTGGACAG GTGCTGCCAGGTTCACGACAGCTGCTACAACGAGGCTCTGCAGCACAAGGACTGCTGGCCGATATTCGACAACCCGTACACCGAGATCTACTCCTACACCTGCCGCGAAGCCACTGTCACCTGCAGCC ccaaGAACAACCCCTGTGAAGCCTTCATCTGTGAGTGTGACAGGCAGGCAGCCATGTGCTTCTCCACAGCCGAGTACAATGAGGAGAACCATGGGATTCCCAGCAGGCTCTGCAAGGACTGA
- the LOC117427835 gene encoding beta-crystallin B1-like, giving the protein MTGGFAGWTLMIWAVPLCWTLRPLLLPAYKRGPGGKQTTSSSKTLQQEATQIFSANLKMSQTPKSAASQGTPAPNPASKATKTGEPSMGSYKMIVYEQENFQGRHMEFQNECVNLCDRGFDRVRSVRIECGPWVAFEQNNFRGEMFILEKGEYPRWDSWSNSYRSDYIMSFRPLRMDNQEHKICLFESTDFKGNTMEIHEDDVPSLWAYGFCDRVGSVKVPGGTWVGYQYPGYRGYQYLFECGDYRHWNEWCAFQPQIQSMRRVRDMQWHQKGCFNFTMATK; this is encoded by the exons ATGACTGGAGGCTTTGCTGGCTGGACTCTGATGATCTGGGCAGTTCCATTGTGCTGGACGCTCAGGCCGCTGCTGTTGCCAGCGTATAAAAGGGGCCCTGGAGGCAAACAGACCACAAGCTCTAGCAAGACTCTCCAGCAAGAAGCAACTCAG ATTTTCTCTGCAAACCTCAAGATGTCTCAGACCCCCAAGTCAGCTGCCAGCCAGGGCACCCCTGCACCCAACCCTGCCAGCAAGGCCACCAAGACTGGGGAGCCCAGCATGGGGTCCTACAAG ATGATCGTCTACGAACAGGAGAACTTCCAGGGCCGTCACATGGAGTTCCAGAACGAGTGTGTGAACCTGTGTGACCGCGGCTTCGACAGAGTGCGCAGCGTGCGCATCGAGTGTGGGCC CTGGGTTGCCTTCGAGCAGAATAATTTCCGCGGGGAGATGTTTATCCTGGAGAAGGGAGAGTATCCTCGCTGGGACAGCTGGTCCAACAGCTACAGGAGCGACTACATCATGTCCTTCCGCCCACTCCGCATG GACAACCAGGAGCACAAGATCTGCCTGTTTGAGTCCACTGACTTCAAGGGAAACACGATGGAGATCCACGAGGACGACGTGCCCAGCCTGTGGGCCTATGGGTTCTGTGACCGAGTGGGCAGCGTGAAGGTGCCCGGAGGAAC CTGGGTGGGCTACCAGTACCCCGGCTACAGAGGGTACCAGTACCTGTTTGAGTGTGGAGACTACAGGCACTGGAACGAGTGGTGCGCCTTCCAGCCCCAGATCCAGTCCATGCGCCGCGTCCGTGACATGCAGTGGCACCAGAAGGGCTGCTTCAACTTCACCATGGCCACCAAGTGA
- the LOC131699018 gene encoding beta-crystallin A4-like, protein MTQHCTKFSGHWKIIVWDEECFQGRRHEFTSECYNVMEFGFETVRSFRVESGAWVGYEHSAYQGQQFVLERGEYPRWDAWSGSNAYHTERMTSFRPIACANHRESRMSIYERESFLGRKGELSDDYPSLQAMGWCNNEVGSFRVQTGAWVCYQYPGYRGFQYIMECDHHSGEYKHWREWGSHAQTFQVQSIRRVQQ, encoded by the exons atgactCAGCACTGTACCAAATTCTCTGGCCACTGGAAG ATCATCGTTTGGGATGAGGAGTGTTTCCAGGGCCGCAGACATGAGTTCACCTCGGAGTGCTACAACGTGATGGAGTTCGGCTTCGAGACCGTGCGCTCCTTCCGAGTGGAGAGCGGGGC CTGGGTGGGCTATGAGCACTCAGCCTACCAGGGCCAGCAGTTTGTCCTGGAGAGGGGGGAGTACCCACGCTGGGACGCCTGGAGTGGCAGCAATGCCTACCACACCGAGAGGATGACCTCCTTCAGACCCATCGCCTGTGCG aATCACCGCGAGAGCAGGATGAGTATCTACGAGCGCGAGAGCTTCCTGGGCAGGAAGGGGGAGCTGAGTGATGACTACCCCTCCCTGCAGGCCATGGGCTGGTGCAACAACGAGGTGGGATCCTTCCGCGTGCAGACCGGAGC CTGGGTGTGCTACCAGTATCCTGGTTACCGTGGATTCCAGTACATCATGGAGTGCGACCACCACTCAGGAGAGTACAAGCACTGGCGAGAGTGGGGATCCCACGCACAGACTTTCCAGGTGCAGTCCATCCGTCGCGTGCAGCAGTGA